One genomic segment of Gasterosteus aculeatus chromosome 6, fGasAcu3.hap1.1, whole genome shotgun sequence includes these proteins:
- the LOC120820453 gene encoding rap1 GTPase-GDP dissociation stimulator 1 isoform X3, producing MTDADCLSEALKAISVSTELIEEELQPHLDTMLAALLEKKKDAAVEIAGSGILPTLAQALRSKSCLSCQVALVVAEMAREAAVREPCIEAGLVKVLVPHLSSNNQEMLLNTGRAIGRICFDSSHQQDQLVQSGVIPRLVSIIREYPENEPLVNVCLLALCNLADMDSARDALTDLDVAGILTIQLKRAPDAERRHIILEILGSLGESDTLKLQFAESGVPEALSEMIQCLQGGSDPHDLCSIKIASNLIVSLLLGDESMQKCFGEGSSLVYQDVLSWLQSHNTQLQLSGALAIANFARNDSNCVKMLDLGVVPHILTLLEQHVDEGDVSVQHAGLSALRNLAIPAANKVRMLEDGVTERIKTLLRSDMPPVQFKLLGTLRMMVDGQEEAALALGRDAVLLARVMEWCEAKDHAGVRGEASRLLAALIRHSRSPEVVHAVAKADGVRHLISMATSEHVIMQNEALVALAIASAIDIESIPASIGREMQKQIHTPTRNFRTTN from the exons ATGACAGACGCCG actgTCTGAGCGAGGCCCTAAAGGCTATCAGTGTGAGTACAGAGCTGATTGAAGAGGAGCTCCAGCCTCATTTGGACACAATGCTTGCTGCCCTTCTGGAAAAGA AGAAGGATGCTGCTGTTGAGATCGCAGGAAGTGGGATTCTACCCACACTGGCTCAAGCCCTACGGAGCAAAAGCTGCCTGAGCTGCCAGGTGGCGCTGGTGGTGGCAGAGATGGCCAGAGAAG CTGCGGTCAGGGAGCCATGCATCGAGGCCGGCCTGGTGAAGGTGCTGGTTCCCCATTTGAGCAGCAATAACCAGGAGATGCTGCTGAACACTGGCAGGGCCATCGGACGCATCTGCTTCGACAGCT CACACCAACAGGACCAGTTGGTCCAGAGCGGAGTAATCCCCAGACTGGTGTCCATTATAAGGGAATACCCAGAGAACGAGCCCTTGGTCAATGTCTGCCTGCTCGCCCTTTGTAACCTGGCTGACATGG ACTCTGCGAGGGACGCCCTGACTGACCTGGACGTGGCCGGCATACTAACCATTCAGCTGAAACGGGCACCGGACGCAGAACGCCGACATATAATCCTGGAAATACTAGGTTCACTGGGCGAGAGCG ATACACTGAAGTTGCAGTTCGCAGAGTCCGGAGTCCCAGAGGCTTTGTCAGAGATGATTCAGTGTCTGCAAGGAGGTTCTGACCCACACGACCTCTGCAGCATTAAGATCGCCTCCAACCTCATCGTGTCCCTGCTTTTGGGAG ATGAGTCTATGCAGAAGTGCTTTGGCGAGGGATCAAGTCTGGTATATCAGGATGTTCTGTCCTGGCTGCAGAGCCACAACACCCAGCTGCAGCTGTCCGGAGCTCTGGCCATCGCCAACTTCGCCAGGAACG ACAGTAACTGTGTGAAGATGCTGGACCTCGGCGTGGTTCCTCACATCCTCACCTTGTTGGAGCAACATGTCGATGAAGGAGACGTGTCCGTTCAACATGCTGGACTGAGCGCACTCAGAAACCTGGCCATCCCTG CCGCCAACAAAGTGCGAATGCTGGAGGACGGGGTGACCGAGAGGATAAAGACCCTGCTGCGCTCTGACATGCCGCCAGTTCAGTTCAAACTGCTGGGGACACTACGCATGATGGTGGACGGACAAG aggagGCAGCTTTGGCGCTGGGGAGGGACGCTGTGCTGCTGGCTCGAGTCATGGAGTGGTGTGAAGCCAAAGACCACGCAGGAGTGCGAGGAGAAGCCAGTCGCCTCCTGGCTGCCCTCATCAGGCACAGCCGCAGCCCC GAAGTTGTCCATGCTGTGGCCAAAGCGGATGGGGTTCGGCACCttatctccatggcaacaagtGAACACGTCATCATGCAGAACGAGGCCCTAGTTGCCCTGGCGATAGCGTCTGCCATTGACATTG AGTCCATCCCAGCTAGCATCGGGCGGGAGATGCAGAAACAgattcacacacctacacgcaATTTTAGAACCACCAATTAA
- the LOC120820453 gene encoding rap1 GTPase-GDP dissociation stimulator 1 isoform X1 — protein sequence MTDADCLSEALKAISVSTELIEEELQPHLDTMLAALLEKKKDAAVEIAGSGILPTLAQALRSKSCLSCQVALVVAEMAREAAVREPCIEAGLVKVLVPHLSSNNQEMLLNTGRAIGRICFDSSHQQDQLVQSGVIPRLVSIIREYPENEPLVNVCLLALCNLADMDSARDALTDLDVAGILTIQLKRAPDAERRHIILEILGSLGESDTLKLQFAESGVPEALSEMIQCLQGGSDPHDLCSIKIASNLIVSLLLGDESMQKCFGEGSSLVYQDVLSWLQSHNTQLQLSGALAIANFARNDSNCVKMLDLGVVPHILTLLEQHVDEGDVSVQHAGLSALRNLAIPAANKVRMLEDGVTERIKTLLRSDMPPVQFKLLGTLRMMVDGQEEAALALGRDAVLLARVMEWCEAKDHAGVRGEASRLLAALIRHSRSPEVVHAVAKADGVRHLISMATSEHVIMQNEALVALAIASAIDIESVKDPFREAELLPMLKKMLEDPVGAVEVKFSALGLICSLADSNVMKMELHSENMKESLSALTEHSSSKLASQASSILATLNDTS from the exons ATGACAGACGCCG actgTCTGAGCGAGGCCCTAAAGGCTATCAGTGTGAGTACAGAGCTGATTGAAGAGGAGCTCCAGCCTCATTTGGACACAATGCTTGCTGCCCTTCTGGAAAAGA AGAAGGATGCTGCTGTTGAGATCGCAGGAAGTGGGATTCTACCCACACTGGCTCAAGCCCTACGGAGCAAAAGCTGCCTGAGCTGCCAGGTGGCGCTGGTGGTGGCAGAGATGGCCAGAGAAG CTGCGGTCAGGGAGCCATGCATCGAGGCCGGCCTGGTGAAGGTGCTGGTTCCCCATTTGAGCAGCAATAACCAGGAGATGCTGCTGAACACTGGCAGGGCCATCGGACGCATCTGCTTCGACAGCT CACACCAACAGGACCAGTTGGTCCAGAGCGGAGTAATCCCCAGACTGGTGTCCATTATAAGGGAATACCCAGAGAACGAGCCCTTGGTCAATGTCTGCCTGCTCGCCCTTTGTAACCTGGCTGACATGG ACTCTGCGAGGGACGCCCTGACTGACCTGGACGTGGCCGGCATACTAACCATTCAGCTGAAACGGGCACCGGACGCAGAACGCCGACATATAATCCTGGAAATACTAGGTTCACTGGGCGAGAGCG ATACACTGAAGTTGCAGTTCGCAGAGTCCGGAGTCCCAGAGGCTTTGTCAGAGATGATTCAGTGTCTGCAAGGAGGTTCTGACCCACACGACCTCTGCAGCATTAAGATCGCCTCCAACCTCATCGTGTCCCTGCTTTTGGGAG ATGAGTCTATGCAGAAGTGCTTTGGCGAGGGATCAAGTCTGGTATATCAGGATGTTCTGTCCTGGCTGCAGAGCCACAACACCCAGCTGCAGCTGTCCGGAGCTCTGGCCATCGCCAACTTCGCCAGGAACG ACAGTAACTGTGTGAAGATGCTGGACCTCGGCGTGGTTCCTCACATCCTCACCTTGTTGGAGCAACATGTCGATGAAGGAGACGTGTCCGTTCAACATGCTGGACTGAGCGCACTCAGAAACCTGGCCATCCCTG CCGCCAACAAAGTGCGAATGCTGGAGGACGGGGTGACCGAGAGGATAAAGACCCTGCTGCGCTCTGACATGCCGCCAGTTCAGTTCAAACTGCTGGGGACACTACGCATGATGGTGGACGGACAAG aggagGCAGCTTTGGCGCTGGGGAGGGACGCTGTGCTGCTGGCTCGAGTCATGGAGTGGTGTGAAGCCAAAGACCACGCAGGAGTGCGAGGAGAAGCCAGTCGCCTCCTGGCTGCCCTCATCAGGCACAGCCGCAGCCCC GAAGTTGTCCATGCTGTGGCCAAAGCGGATGGGGTTCGGCACCttatctccatggcaacaagtGAACACGTCATCATGCAGAACGAGGCCCTAGTTGCCCTGGCGATAGCGTCTGCCATTGACATTG AGTCCGTGAAGGATCCGTTCAGGGAGGCGGAGCTGTTGCCGATGCTGAAGAAGATGTTGGAGGATCCTGTCGGGGCGGTCGAAGTCAAGTTCAGTGCTTTAGGTCTCATCTGCAGCCTGGCTGACTCCA atgtaaTGAAGATGGAGTTGCACTCTGAGAACATGAAGGAAAGCCTCAGTGCACTGACGGAACACAGCAGCAGTAAACTTGCCTCTCAGGCCAGTTCCATACTGGCCACTCTCAACGACACCAGCTAA
- the LOC120820453 gene encoding rap1 GTPase-GDP dissociation stimulator 1 isoform X2, which translates to MTDADCLSEALKAISVSTELIEEELQPHLDTMLAALLEKKKDAAVEIAGSGILPTLAQALRSKSCLSCQVALVVAEMAREAAVREPCIEAGLVKVLVPHLSSNNQEMLLNTGRAIGRICFDSSHQQDQLVQSGVIPRLVSIIREYPENEPLVNVCLLALCNLADMDSARDALTDLDVAGILTIQLKRAPDAERRHIILEILGSLGESDTLKLQFAESGVPEALSEMIQCLQGGSDPHDLCSIKIASNLIVSLLLGDESMQKCFGEGSSLVYQDVLSWLQSHNTQLQLSGALAIANFARNDSNCVKMLDLGVVPHILTLLEQHVDEGDVSVQHAGLSALRNLAIPAANKVRMLEDGVTERIKTLLRSDMPPVQFKLLGTLRMMVDGQEEAALALGRDAVLLARVMEWCEAKDHAGVRGEASRLLAALIRHSRSPEVVHAVAKADGVRHLISMATSEHVIMQNEALVALAIASAIDIEMHRASATYPLQLALWSSLVLLSLEGL; encoded by the exons ATGACAGACGCCG actgTCTGAGCGAGGCCCTAAAGGCTATCAGTGTGAGTACAGAGCTGATTGAAGAGGAGCTCCAGCCTCATTTGGACACAATGCTTGCTGCCCTTCTGGAAAAGA AGAAGGATGCTGCTGTTGAGATCGCAGGAAGTGGGATTCTACCCACACTGGCTCAAGCCCTACGGAGCAAAAGCTGCCTGAGCTGCCAGGTGGCGCTGGTGGTGGCAGAGATGGCCAGAGAAG CTGCGGTCAGGGAGCCATGCATCGAGGCCGGCCTGGTGAAGGTGCTGGTTCCCCATTTGAGCAGCAATAACCAGGAGATGCTGCTGAACACTGGCAGGGCCATCGGACGCATCTGCTTCGACAGCT CACACCAACAGGACCAGTTGGTCCAGAGCGGAGTAATCCCCAGACTGGTGTCCATTATAAGGGAATACCCAGAGAACGAGCCCTTGGTCAATGTCTGCCTGCTCGCCCTTTGTAACCTGGCTGACATGG ACTCTGCGAGGGACGCCCTGACTGACCTGGACGTGGCCGGCATACTAACCATTCAGCTGAAACGGGCACCGGACGCAGAACGCCGACATATAATCCTGGAAATACTAGGTTCACTGGGCGAGAGCG ATACACTGAAGTTGCAGTTCGCAGAGTCCGGAGTCCCAGAGGCTTTGTCAGAGATGATTCAGTGTCTGCAAGGAGGTTCTGACCCACACGACCTCTGCAGCATTAAGATCGCCTCCAACCTCATCGTGTCCCTGCTTTTGGGAG ATGAGTCTATGCAGAAGTGCTTTGGCGAGGGATCAAGTCTGGTATATCAGGATGTTCTGTCCTGGCTGCAGAGCCACAACACCCAGCTGCAGCTGTCCGGAGCTCTGGCCATCGCCAACTTCGCCAGGAACG ACAGTAACTGTGTGAAGATGCTGGACCTCGGCGTGGTTCCTCACATCCTCACCTTGTTGGAGCAACATGTCGATGAAGGAGACGTGTCCGTTCAACATGCTGGACTGAGCGCACTCAGAAACCTGGCCATCCCTG CCGCCAACAAAGTGCGAATGCTGGAGGACGGGGTGACCGAGAGGATAAAGACCCTGCTGCGCTCTGACATGCCGCCAGTTCAGTTCAAACTGCTGGGGACACTACGCATGATGGTGGACGGACAAG aggagGCAGCTTTGGCGCTGGGGAGGGACGCTGTGCTGCTGGCTCGAGTCATGGAGTGGTGTGAAGCCAAAGACCACGCAGGAGTGCGAGGAGAAGCCAGTCGCCTCCTGGCTGCCCTCATCAGGCACAGCCGCAGCCCC GAAGTTGTCCATGCTGTGGCCAAAGCGGATGGGGTTCGGCACCttatctccatggcaacaagtGAACACGTCATCATGCAGAACGAGGCCCTAGTTGCCCTGGCGATAGCGTCTGCCATTGACATTG AAATGCACCGAGCAAGTGCCACATATCCTCTCCAGCTGGCCCTGTGGTCATCTTTGGTACTTTTATCTCTTGAGGGACTTTGA